The Streptomyces sp. NBC_01244 genome contains a region encoding:
- a CDS encoding enoyl-CoA hydratase/isomerase family protein, which translates to MTISLEVSEGVGVIRLDRPPMNALDIATQDRLRELAVEATDRADVRTVVIYGGEKVFAAGADIKEMQTMDHAAMVARSRGLQDAFTAVARIPKPVVAAVTGYALGGGCELALCADYRIAADNAKLGQPEILLGLIPGAGGTQRLSRLIGPSKAKDLIFTGRMVKADEALTLGLVDRVVPATEVYEQAYAWAAKLAQGPALALRAAKECVDAGLEADIDTGLTIERGWFAGLFATEDRERGMRSFVEEGPGKAKFL; encoded by the coding sequence ATGACCATCTCTCTCGAAGTCTCCGAAGGCGTCGGCGTCATCCGTCTGGACCGGCCGCCCATGAACGCCCTGGACATCGCCACCCAGGACCGGCTGCGCGAGCTCGCGGTGGAGGCGACCGACCGGGCGGACGTCCGCACCGTCGTCATCTACGGTGGCGAGAAGGTGTTCGCGGCCGGGGCGGACATCAAGGAGATGCAGACGATGGACCACGCGGCCATGGTCGCCCGGTCCCGCGGACTGCAGGACGCCTTCACCGCGGTGGCCCGGATCCCCAAGCCCGTGGTCGCGGCCGTCACCGGCTACGCCCTGGGCGGCGGCTGCGAGCTGGCCCTGTGCGCCGACTACCGGATCGCCGCCGACAACGCGAAGCTCGGCCAGCCCGAGATCCTGCTCGGCCTGATCCCCGGCGCGGGCGGCACCCAGCGGCTGTCCCGGCTGATCGGCCCCTCCAAGGCCAAGGACCTCATCTTCACGGGCCGCATGGTCAAGGCCGACGAGGCGCTGACCCTGGGCCTCGTGGACCGCGTGGTCCCGGCCACCGAGGTCTACGAGCAGGCGTACGCGTGGGCCGCGAAGCTGGCGCAGGGCCCGGCCCTCGCGCTGCGCGCCGCGAAGGAGTGCGTGGACGCGGGTCTGGAGGCCGACATCGACACCGGTCTGACCATCGAACGGGGCTGGTTCGCGGGGCTGTTCGCCACCGAGGACCGCGAGCGGGGGATGCGCAGCTTCGTCGAGGAGGGGCCGGGCAAGGCCAAGTTCCTCTAG
- a CDS encoding L,D-transpeptidase, with amino-acid sequence MTRRAGAGLAAVAVWAGLLGGLAGCTENGGSPIEIQLPGKPRSPDEAIRITPDDNAKGVPAEGPLRVSVPEGRLERVVVTKVEDAQQEQVAGSIAVDGLSWSPEPASGRLALAAKYTVDAVALDGHNRRQARHTTFTTYVPEERFIGYFKPENRSTVGTGMIISFGFSRSIERRADVERAITITSDPAVEVVGHWFGDERLDFRPKTYWKPGTEVTVKLNLRDVEGAAGSYGIQDKTLRFTVGRSQISTVDAAAHTMEVRRDGELVSTVPITAGAPKNMTYNGKMVVMELFDVTRMNGQTVGFGGEYDIPDVPHAMRLTRSGTFLHGNYWASPDTFGSTNVSHGCIGLRDDKGGGSDTPAGWFFDRTLVGDVVEVVNSQDKTVAPDNGLGGWNMSWPAWVAGSATG; translated from the coding sequence CTGACGAGGCGGGCAGGGGCGGGCTTGGCCGCCGTGGCGGTATGGGCGGGCCTCCTCGGAGGCCTGGCCGGATGCACCGAGAACGGCGGCTCCCCGATCGAGATCCAGCTGCCCGGCAAACCCCGGTCACCGGACGAGGCGATCAGGATCACCCCCGACGACAACGCGAAGGGGGTGCCCGCCGAGGGTCCGCTCAGGGTCAGCGTGCCCGAGGGCCGGCTGGAGCGGGTCGTGGTCACGAAGGTGGAGGACGCCCAGCAGGAGCAGGTGGCCGGCTCCATCGCCGTCGACGGGCTCAGCTGGAGCCCCGAACCGGCGTCGGGCCGGCTCGCGCTCGCGGCCAAGTACACCGTGGACGCGGTCGCGCTCGACGGGCACAACCGCCGCCAGGCCCGGCACACCACCTTCACCACCTATGTTCCCGAGGAGCGGTTCATCGGCTACTTCAAGCCCGAGAACCGTTCGACCGTCGGCACCGGCATGATCATCTCCTTCGGGTTCAGCCGGTCCATCGAACGCCGCGCCGATGTGGAGCGGGCCATCACGATCACCTCCGACCCGGCCGTGGAAGTGGTGGGCCACTGGTTCGGCGACGAGCGCCTCGACTTCCGGCCCAAGACGTACTGGAAGCCCGGCACCGAGGTCACGGTCAAGCTGAACCTGCGGGACGTCGAGGGCGCCGCCGGCTCCTACGGCATCCAGGACAAGACCCTGCGCTTCACCGTCGGACGCTCCCAGATCTCCACCGTCGACGCGGCCGCGCACACCATGGAGGTCCGGCGCGACGGCGAGCTGGTGTCCACCGTGCCGATCACCGCCGGGGCGCCGAAGAACATGACCTACAACGGCAAGATGGTGGTGATGGAGCTCTTCGACGTCACCCGGATGAACGGGCAGACCGTCGGCTTCGGCGGCGAGTACGATATCCCCGACGTCCCGCACGCCATGCGCCTCACCCGCTCCGGGACCTTCCTGCACGGCAACTACTGGGCCAGCCCCGACACCTTCGGCTCCACCAACGTCAGCCACGGCTGCATCGGGCTGCGCGACGACAAGGGCGGCGGCTCGGACACCCCGGCCGGCTGGTTCTTCGACCGGACCCTGGTCGGCGACGTGGTGGAGGTCGTGAACTCGCAGGACAAGACGGTCGCCCCGGACAACGGGCTGGGCGGCTGGAACATGTCCTGGCCCGCCTGGGTGGCGGGCTCCGCGACCGGCTGA
- the glgX gene encoding glycogen debranching protein GlgX, producing the protein MSSAAEQEAVEAVAGTGHPIGTGRPDGTGHPNGTGNGNGNGSANGTSNGLARGHASAVRERTRPGPPVWPGSSHPLGARFHQGPDGTAGTNFALWAQGAEVVEVCLFAEDGSESRCVLTELTHEIWHGFLPGVRPGQRYGFRVHGRWDPWTGARHNPAKLLLDPYARAVDGDFLLPPEVYGHVRDWPQQYIADTVRDDRDSAPHVPKGVVVHDDDDWADDVRPKTPWADSVIYELHVRGFTMRHPGIPEHLRGTYAGLAHPAAIEHLTGLGVTAVELLPVHQFAHEDHLLRRGLRNYWGYNSVGYFAPHAAYSSSGTAGQQVGEFKRMVKALHAAGIEVILDVVYNHTAEAGELGPTLSLRGIDNRAYYRLQSDQRRYADYTGCGNTLHAGRPHVLRLITDSLRYWVTEMGVDGFRFDLAAALARSMHDVDMLSPFLAVIAQDPVLRRVKLIAEPWDVGSGGYQVGAFPPLWTEWNDRYRDAVRDFWRGALPDVRDLGYRLSGSSDLYAWGGRRPYASVNFITAHDGFTLRDLVSYESKHNEENGEAGRDGTNDNRSWNCGVEGEPEEGTQPRIAALRRRQLRNLLTTLLLSTGVPMLVAGDEFGRTQGGNNNAYCQDNETSWVDWSLLEDPSWQALLALTRRLLALRRAHPVLRRRAFFSGRSQGADGLRDLAWFTPAGVEMTERDWYAPAGSVGLYLSGQDIPGRDERGRQVTDDSFLALLHAGDRPVAWVLPGAPWGRAYELVLDTSREDQAAAPATVHRGGESVTVPARAVLLLKVVGGQG; encoded by the coding sequence GTGTCGAGCGCAGCCGAGCAAGAGGCGGTGGAAGCCGTCGCGGGGACCGGGCATCCGATCGGGACCGGCCGTCCCGACGGGACCGGACATCCCAACGGAACCGGGAACGGCAACGGCAACGGATCCGCGAACGGGACGTCGAACGGCCTGGCCAGAGGCCACGCGTCGGCGGTGCGGGAGCGGACCCGCCCCGGACCGCCCGTGTGGCCGGGCTCCTCGCACCCGCTGGGGGCCCGGTTCCACCAGGGGCCGGACGGGACGGCCGGGACCAACTTCGCGCTGTGGGCCCAGGGCGCGGAGGTGGTGGAGGTCTGCCTCTTCGCGGAGGACGGGTCCGAGAGCCGGTGCGTGCTGACGGAGCTGACCCACGAGATCTGGCACGGCTTCCTGCCGGGCGTGCGCCCCGGGCAGCGGTACGGATTTCGGGTGCACGGGCGCTGGGACCCGTGGACGGGGGCCCGCCACAATCCGGCGAAGCTGCTCCTGGACCCGTACGCACGCGCCGTGGACGGGGACTTCCTGCTGCCGCCGGAGGTGTACGGGCACGTCCGCGACTGGCCGCAGCAGTACATCGCGGACACCGTGCGCGACGACCGCGACTCGGCCCCGCACGTCCCGAAGGGGGTCGTGGTCCACGATGACGACGACTGGGCGGACGACGTCCGGCCCAAGACCCCGTGGGCCGATTCGGTCATCTACGAACTGCACGTGCGCGGCTTCACGATGCGCCATCCGGGCATCCCCGAGCACCTGCGGGGCACGTACGCGGGCCTCGCGCACCCGGCGGCGATCGAGCACCTGACCGGGCTCGGGGTGACGGCGGTGGAGCTGCTGCCGGTCCATCAGTTCGCGCACGAGGACCACCTGCTGCGCCGGGGCCTGCGCAACTACTGGGGCTACAACTCCGTCGGCTACTTCGCCCCGCACGCCGCGTACTCCTCGAGCGGTACGGCCGGCCAGCAGGTCGGCGAGTTCAAGCGGATGGTCAAGGCGCTGCACGCCGCCGGGATCGAGGTCATCCTCGACGTGGTCTACAACCACACGGCGGAGGCCGGCGAGCTGGGGCCGACGCTGTCGCTGCGCGGGATCGACAACCGGGCGTACTACCGGCTCCAGTCGGACCAGCGCCGGTACGCGGACTACACCGGGTGCGGGAACACCCTGCACGCCGGGCGGCCGCACGTGCTGCGCCTGATCACCGACTCGCTGCGGTACTGGGTGACGGAGATGGGGGTGGACGGCTTCCGCTTCGACCTGGCGGCGGCGCTGGCCCGCTCGATGCACGACGTGGACATGCTCTCGCCGTTCCTCGCGGTGATCGCCCAGGACCCGGTGCTGCGGCGGGTGAAGCTGATCGCCGAGCCGTGGGACGTGGGCTCGGGCGGGTACCAGGTGGGGGCGTTCCCGCCGCTGTGGACGGAGTGGAACGACCGCTACCGGGACGCCGTACGGGACTTCTGGCGCGGCGCACTGCCCGACGTACGGGACCTCGGGTACCGGCTGTCGGGATCGAGCGACCTGTACGCGTGGGGCGGGCGGCGGCCGTACGCCTCGGTCAACTTCATCACCGCGCACGACGGTTTCACCCTGCGCGACCTGGTGTCGTACGAGTCCAAGCACAACGAGGAGAACGGCGAGGCGGGCCGGGACGGCACCAACGACAACCGGTCCTGGAACTGCGGGGTGGAGGGCGAGCCGGAAGAGGGCACGCAACCGCGGATCGCGGCCCTGCGCCGGCGGCAGCTGCGCAATCTGCTGACCACGCTGCTGCTGTCGACCGGGGTGCCGATGCTGGTGGCGGGCGACGAGTTCGGCCGGACGCAGGGCGGCAACAACAACGCGTACTGCCAGGACAACGAGACGAGCTGGGTGGACTGGTCGCTGCTGGAGGACCCGTCCTGGCAGGCGCTGCTGGCGCTGACCCGGCGGCTGCTGGCGCTGCGCCGGGCCCATCCGGTGCTGCGGCGCCGCGCGTTCTTCTCCGGGCGCTCGCAGGGGGCGGACGGACTGCGGGACCTGGCCTGGTTCACCCCGGCGGGGGTGGAGATGACCGAGCGGGACTGGTACGCCCCGGCCGGTTCGGTGGGCCTGTACCTGTCGGGGCAGGACATCCCGGGCCGTGACGAGCGCGGGCGGCAGGTCACGGACGACAGCTTCCTGGCGCTGCTGCACGCTGGGGACCGGCCGGTGGCGTGGGTGCTGCCGGGGGCGCCGTGGGGCCGGGCGTACGAACTGGTCCTGGACACCTCCCGCGAGGACCAGGCGGCGGCGCCCGCCACCGTGCACCGCGGGGGCGAGAGCGTGACCGTCCCGGCCCGAGCGGTGCTGCTGCTGAAGGTGGTGGGCGGGCAGGGCTAG
- a CDS encoding choice-of-anchor A family protein: protein MSARKWTLGPLGLALGAVLAAGAPVALAAPAAPGPGGQQPAPARQAVAALRAPLPGGLGPCLGSLCPDPFPAVDTGTVPSGYDEGINIFVGADFLVRERAAEAEGKVVVLGSFDQNKNLAATGGGYNIGIVGAGSLVRPPAGSDFLTTGRDVTIAAQQQLISDGGVVRHAGTAPGPGTVTGPLEADPAAITPYAGLRDQLTTASRCYARVDGQARPATGTAVNQDGTTVFTGDNTSELQVFNVDFDLVSSSGGAIGFRFDRIPDDATVLVNVLGTTRTLNTYAGSINDVGPGADPWNGYRTRLLWNFPDATTVQLVGTGQFQGSVLVGEQASRTTVTLPGTNGRFFTTGELVHTSTGGGGQEFHAYPFNGDLPDCGNTVPVTGTVSVTKQDDTDNPLAGATYELWRETNGTPGAQFTSPGGDTKVTDCVTPASGICSSTVPLGTYYWRETQAPDGYELAENPVVELTLTAQNAAGGVSGSMSNAKFPGSAQVVLRKSDADGGALLPGARFELWREANDLTGLQTDGTEPDEQLAGSCTTDAQGSCTVQLPVGERYYWRETQAPAGYDLPADPVTPFDLDESHVTAGLVVSVTDERTEEPGYEGSIKVVKKDAKTKHPLRGAVFEVWKETNSTAGLQTRGINPDRKVTSGCATDRAGACSFPGLEEGWYYVVETAVPEGYVLPRNPVTGPLHLDERTPDHRLVVTLENKRDHHGKGKGKGKGKGKGPKPRRAG, encoded by the coding sequence ATGTCAGCAAGGAAGTGGACCCTCGGGCCCCTGGGGCTCGCCCTCGGGGCCGTACTGGCCGCCGGCGCCCCGGTGGCCCTGGCGGCGCCGGCCGCGCCGGGCCCCGGCGGACAGCAGCCGGCGCCGGCCCGGCAGGCCGTCGCCGCCCTGAGGGCCCCGCTTCCGGGCGGGCTGGGTCCCTGCCTCGGATCCCTGTGCCCCGACCCGTTCCCGGCGGTCGATACCGGCACCGTGCCCAGCGGCTACGACGAGGGCATCAACATCTTCGTCGGCGCCGACTTCCTCGTCCGCGAGCGCGCCGCCGAGGCCGAGGGCAAGGTCGTCGTCCTCGGCAGCTTCGACCAGAACAAGAACCTGGCGGCGACCGGCGGCGGGTACAACATCGGAATCGTCGGCGCGGGTTCCCTCGTACGGCCCCCGGCCGGTTCGGACTTCCTCACCACCGGCCGCGACGTCACGATCGCCGCCCAGCAGCAACTGATCTCGGACGGCGGCGTCGTACGCCACGCGGGCACCGCCCCCGGGCCCGGCACCGTCACCGGCCCGCTCGAGGCCGACCCGGCCGCCATCACCCCGTACGCCGGCCTGCGCGACCAGCTCACCACGGCCAGCCGGTGCTACGCCCGGGTCGACGGCCAGGCGCGTCCGGCGACGGGCACCGCCGTCAACCAGGACGGCACCACCGTCTTCACCGGGGACAACACCTCCGAGCTCCAGGTCTTCAACGTGGACTTCGACCTGGTGAGCTCGAGCGGCGGCGCCATCGGCTTCCGCTTCGACCGGATCCCGGACGACGCCACCGTCCTGGTCAACGTCCTGGGCACCACCCGCACGCTCAACACCTACGCCGGAAGCATCAACGACGTGGGGCCCGGCGCCGACCCCTGGAACGGCTACCGCACCCGGCTCCTGTGGAACTTCCCCGACGCCACCACCGTCCAGCTGGTCGGCACCGGACAGTTCCAGGGCAGCGTGCTCGTCGGCGAGCAGGCCTCGCGCACCACCGTGACCCTGCCCGGGACCAACGGCCGCTTCTTCACCACCGGCGAGCTCGTCCACACCAGCACCGGGGGCGGCGGCCAGGAGTTCCACGCGTACCCGTTCAACGGTGACCTGCCCGACTGCGGGAACACGGTCCCGGTCACGGGCACCGTCTCCGTCACCAAGCAGGACGACACGGACAACCCGCTGGCCGGAGCCACGTACGAGCTGTGGCGGGAGACCAACGGCACCCCCGGAGCCCAGTTCACGAGCCCCGGCGGCGACACCAAGGTCACCGACTGCGTGACCCCGGCGAGCGGCATCTGCTCCAGCACCGTCCCGCTCGGCACGTACTACTGGCGCGAGACCCAGGCACCGGACGGCTACGAGCTCGCGGAGAACCCCGTCGTCGAGCTGACGCTGACCGCGCAGAACGCCGCGGGGGGCGTGAGCGGCAGCATGAGCAACGCGAAGTTTCCGGGCAGCGCCCAAGTGGTGCTGCGCAAGTCCGACGCGGACGGTGGGGCCCTGCTGCCCGGCGCCCGCTTCGAGCTGTGGCGCGAGGCCAACGACCTGACGGGCCTCCAGACCGACGGCACGGAACCCGACGAGCAGCTGGCCGGGTCCTGCACCACCGACGCGCAGGGAAGCTGCACGGTCCAGCTCCCGGTCGGCGAGCGGTACTACTGGCGGGAGACGCAGGCACCGGCCGGCTACGACCTGCCGGCGGACCCGGTCACCCCGTTCGACCTCGACGAGAGCCACGTGACGGCGGGCCTCGTCGTCAGCGTCACCGACGAACGGACCGAGGAGCCCGGATACGAGGGCTCGATCAAGGTGGTGAAGAAGGACGCGAAGACGAAGCACCCGCTGCGCGGGGCGGTCTTCGAGGTGTGGAAGGAGACCAACAGCACCGCCGGCCTCCAGACGCGCGGCATCAACCCCGACCGCAAGGTGACGTCGGGCTGCGCCACGGACCGGGCCGGGGCGTGCTCGTTCCCGGGCCTGGAAGAGGGCTGGTACTACGTGGTCGAAACGGCCGTCCCGGAGGGCTACGTCCTCCCGCGCAACCCGGTCACGGGTCCGCTCCACCTGGACGAGAGGACCCCGGACCACCGCCTGGTGGTGACCCTGGAGAACAAGCGCGACCACCACGGCAAGGGCAAGGGCAAGGGCAAGGGCAAGGGCAAGGGCCCGAAGCCGCGTCGGGCCGGCTAG
- a CDS encoding L,D-transpeptidase has product MGRTIVNLQPIRGRARTGLPALLLGAALLFTSACSGGGSGGGAGGSGGGDGGTATTGTEASKAVVSVKPDDGAKEVATSGILKITSTGGKLTTVTVADTKGNAVEGKLAADGASWEPARNLASATEYKVHAVAKDEAGRESAKDTTFTTLTPANTFIGQYTPEDGSTVGVGMPVSINFSRGITNPEAVEKAITVMADPAVPVEGHWFGNDRLDFRPEKYWAAGTKVTLKLELDGVEGRPGVYGKQTRTVSFKIGRSQVTTVDAGSKQMQVVRDGQVLKNVPITAGAPSTTTYNGQMVISEKYKVTRMNGATVGFGGEYDISDVPHAMRLTTSGTFVHGNYWASSGTFGSENVSHGCVGLKDVRGAGDGGQPAAWFFNESLIGDVVIVKNSKDKTVAPDNGLNGWNMDWADWIK; this is encoded by the coding sequence ATGGGGAGAACGATCGTGAACCTGCAGCCGATACGCGGGCGCGCCCGCACCGGCCTGCCGGCCCTCCTGCTGGGCGCGGCCTTGCTGTTCACCAGCGCGTGCAGCGGTGGCGGGAGTGGTGGCGGCGCCGGCGGGAGCGGTGGCGGCGACGGGGGTACCGCCACGACCGGCACCGAGGCGTCGAAGGCCGTCGTGAGCGTGAAGCCGGACGACGGGGCCAAGGAGGTCGCGACCAGCGGCATCCTGAAGATCACCAGCACCGGCGGCAAGCTCACCACGGTGACGGTCGCCGACACCAAGGGCAACGCGGTGGAGGGCAAGCTCGCCGCCGACGGCGCGAGCTGGGAGCCCGCCCGCAACCTTGCCTCCGCCACCGAGTACAAGGTGCACGCGGTCGCCAAGGACGAGGCCGGCCGCGAGTCCGCGAAGGACACCACCTTCACGACCCTCACGCCCGCCAACACCTTCATCGGCCAGTACACCCCCGAAGACGGATCGACGGTCGGCGTGGGCATGCCGGTCTCGATCAACTTCTCTCGGGGCATCACCAACCCCGAGGCCGTCGAGAAGGCCATCACGGTCATGGCCGATCCGGCCGTCCCGGTCGAGGGCCACTGGTTCGGCAACGACCGCCTGGACTTCCGCCCCGAGAAGTACTGGGCCGCGGGCACCAAGGTCACCCTGAAGCTCGAGCTCGACGGGGTCGAGGGCCGCCCGGGGGTCTACGGCAAGCAGACCCGTACGGTCAGCTTCAAGATCGGCCGCTCCCAGGTCACCACCGTCGACGCCGGCAGCAAGCAGATGCAGGTGGTCCGGGACGGCCAGGTGCTCAAGAACGTTCCGATCACCGCGGGCGCCCCGTCGACGACCACGTACAACGGTCAGATGGTCATCAGCGAGAAGTACAAGGTGACCCGGATGAACGGCGCCACCGTCGGCTTCGGCGGGGAGTACGACATCTCCGACGTCCCGCACGCGATGCGGCTGACCACCTCCGGCACCTTCGTCCACGGCAACTACTGGGCCTCGTCCGGCACGTTCGGCTCCGAGAACGTCAGCCACGGCTGCGTGGGCCTGAAGGACGTCCGCGGCGCCGGCGACGGCGGCCAGCCCGCCGCCTGGTTCTTCAACGAGTCGCTGATCGGCGACGTGGTCATCGTGAAGAACTCCAAGGACAAGACCGTCGCCCCCGACAACGGCCTCAACGGCTGGAACATGGACTGGGCGGACTGGATCAAGTAA